A stretch of DNA from Campylobacter gracilis:
AGCTTTGAGCTCCAAAAACTATGCCAAATTTCATTGCTTTCCTTCAAATTTTATTTTCTACGCTAATTTTTTTAACGCCTCTTTGACAAGATCTGACGTATTCGTGCTGCTGCAGCCTGCTAAAATTTGATTGATCTTATCGCGCTTAAATCCAAGGCTTTGTAGCGCGGATGCCGCTTCGTTTTTATAAGTCTCGCTAGGACCGAATTCCATTAGCTTCGCATCGCCTAGTTCAGCAATGATCCGTCTAGCGGTCTTTGGGCCGATGCCCGGAACTGAAGTTAGCGTCGCAGCATCCCCCGTAGCTACGCAACGCGCAAAATCCTGCGGAGCGAGCGTCGAACAAACCGCCATTGCCGTGCTTGCACCTACGCCACTAAGTTTGATTAGGGTTTCAAACATCTTTTTTTCACTCTCGTCTAAAAACCCGTACAGCAAATCGGCATCCTCGCGCAGAATTTGTACGCACGCAAGCTCGGTCAGCTTGCCCTGCGTGAGCTTCGCGGAGGTATTTAATGACAATGAAAGAGCGTAGCTCACGCCGCTAGCGCATTTAATGACGCAAGCAGTGGGCTCCTTACGCGTGATAATTCCTTCGATCGCCGCTATCATCTAAGAGCCTTTAAAATTTCGTTTATGCTCTCATTAAGCGCTAAATTTAGAGCATTATAAATGCTTTGCGAGCTGGGATCAGGCACGAAAACGCGCTTAGTGACGATGCCCGATTTTATGCTTTCTAAAGAATTTAAAATTTCATACCCCATGGTGACGGTTGCCTGATCGTTATTGATCTGAAGCGCTACGATACTGGTTTTTAGGCGCAAATCCCGCTCTTTTGGCACAAAGATCGGATTTAGCGAGCAGGTGGAAAATGCCGCATCAAGCAGCGCCTTATATACCATCTCGCTAGGCATCGTGATAAATTTGGCGTCGCTTGCGAACCGCGTTCGGTTTCTAAAATCCACTATTAAAATGTCGCGCCTATCGACGAGATCTGTCGCCGTGATGGTATCGATAAAGATATTTTTGCGCGCACCGCTAGGATTTACGCAGCGCTTTTGATCATAACGCAGCTCGTAGTAGGTGTATGGCTTAGCCTGCTTAGCTAAGCAGCCGCCTAAAAATATCGCCGCCAGCGTCGCAGCAAGCGTAAACTTTATAAAATTTTTCATCTTTATTCCTTTTTATCGTCGCGATCCGCGCTTTTAGAAGTGTCTTTAAAAAAGAAATCGTAAGGATTGTCCTCTAGCCTAAACATCGCGCCTTGAAATTCTCTAAGTGATTTTTTTAGCTCGCCAAGAGTGTTTTTTGCCTCCTCAAGCGTAGGATCCAAGATTGCTTTTAGATTGTACTCGCCGCGATCGATACGCTTAGTGATGATGCCTGCGGTT
This window harbors:
- the ruvA gene encoding Holliday junction branch migration protein RuvA is translated as MIAAIEGIITRKEPTACVIKCASGVSYALSLSLNTSAKLTQGKLTELACVQILREDADLLYGFLDESEKKMFETLIKLSGVGASTAMAVCSTLAPQDFARCVATGDAATLTSVPGIGPKTARRIIAELGDAKLMEFGPSETYKNEAASALQSLGFKRDKINQILAGCSSTNTSDLVKEALKKLA